A part of Olleya sp. Bg11-27 genomic DNA contains:
- a CDS encoding CDP-glycerol glycerophosphotransferase family protein, whose product MKKKVFVFFPDGVGLRNFAFTDFKAVGEQMGFDITYWNNTVFSLKDNLGFKEVKIDNHQIHPLTPIYSRARKRAELNVSRDKFNDEVYPTYKFPFSYKGVKNTFKSVYTKLLIGLYSSEKGIEKLRHKIDNLERKNPKYAYCKAQLELHKPDLIFCTTQRATQSISALLAAKDLGIPTVAFVYSWDNVPKAMQVVNTDYYCVWSDHMKREILQYYPFVKESQVFVTGTPQFEPHYETNLKQSRADFFKHYNLDVNKKYICYSGDDETTSPLDQYYLEDLANAVRRLNAKGENLGIIYRKCPVDFTDRYNAVIENNKDIIEVLNPIWKQVGSQWNQVLPAKEDFKMLYNVCEHSEFVTNVCSSTVFDFVAHDKPCIYYNYEQPQLKKGIRDIGQNYNYVHFRSMPSPEAAVFCTDKNDLEALVKQILDGQLSNVDEGKKWYEVIVGERPTKASENIWKVLKQIS is encoded by the coding sequence ATGAAAAAGAAGGTGTTTGTGTTTTTTCCTGATGGTGTTGGTTTACGAAACTTCGCTTTTACTGATTTTAAAGCGGTTGGAGAACAGATGGGGTTTGATATTACCTATTGGAACAATACTGTTTTTTCTTTAAAAGACAATTTGGGCTTTAAGGAGGTTAAAATTGATAACCATCAGATACATCCATTAACGCCTATATATTCTCGTGCTAGAAAACGAGCCGAATTAAATGTGTCTAGAGACAAATTTAATGATGAGGTCTATCCAACGTATAAGTTTCCGTTTAGCTATAAAGGGGTTAAAAACACATTTAAAAGTGTGTATACTAAACTATTGATAGGCTTATACTCTTCAGAAAAAGGGATTGAAAAATTACGTCATAAAATAGATAATTTAGAACGTAAAAATCCTAAATATGCCTATTGTAAAGCACAATTAGAATTACATAAGCCAGATTTAATTTTCTGTACAACGCAGCGTGCTACGCAATCTATTAGTGCCTTATTAGCCGCTAAAGATTTAGGGATTCCTACAGTTGCTTTTGTGTATTCTTGGGATAATGTTCCCAAGGCAATGCAGGTCGTCAATACAGATTATTATTGTGTTTGGAGCGACCATATGAAGCGTGAAATCCTGCAATATTATCCTTTTGTAAAAGAGTCTCAAGTATTTGTCACAGGGACGCCACAATTTGAACCACATTATGAGACTAACTTAAAACAAAGTCGAGCAGACTTTTTTAAACACTATAATTTAGACGTTAATAAAAAATATATTTGTTATTCTGGAGATGACGAAACCACGTCGCCTTTAGATCAATATTATTTAGAAGATTTAGCAAATGCTGTTAGACGTCTAAATGCAAAAGGTGAAAATCTTGGCATTATTTACAGAAAGTGTCCTGTAGATTTTACAGATAGATACAATGCAGTAATTGAAAATAATAAAGATATTATTGAAGTTTTAAACCCTATATGGAAACAAGTAGGGAGTCAGTGGAATCAGGTATTACCTGCAAAAGAAGATTTTAAAATGTTGTATAATGTTTGCGAGCATTCGGAGTTTGTCACTAACGTCTGCTCTTCAACTGTTTTTGATTTTGTAGCTCACGATAAACCATGTATTTATTATAATTATGAGCAACCACAACTTAAAAAGGGTATTAGAGATATAGGGCAAAATTACAACTACGTACACTTTAGGAGTATGCCAAGTCCAGAAGCAGCTGTATTTTGTACAGATAAGAACGACTTAGAAGCCCTAGTCAAACAAATTTTAGATGGACAATTATCTAATGTTGATGAAGGGAAAAAATGGTATGAGGTTATTGTTGGTGAAAGGCCTACAAAAGCTTCTGAAAATATTTGGAAAGTACTCAAACAAATTTCATAA
- a CDS encoding glycosyltransferase family 4 protein: MHIAYITSEYPHPKVTHAAGIATSIKNLAETLVQKGITVTVFVYHQKEDAVINDQGVTIHLIAKKKYRLLSWYFYRKQLQNYVNAITVKENINLVEAPDWTGITAFMRLKVPLVIRFHGSDAYFCKLDKRRQKFKNFIFEKKALKSASAYIAPTTFAGEETAKIFGLNRKKIKTIHYGLQLDQFNNETPESYEPKTLLYIGTIIRKKGVLELAAIFNKIVEKRPQVQLKLIGGDSGDIQTGSASTYGLMQAIFSDQASANVSYLGKIPYAEVQGHIKKSHVCTFPSFAETLGMVTIESMALQKPVVNTSIGWAKELIDDGFNGYLVHPSNIELFSQRILHLFNDQDFCLKMGSAAREKVETTFDINTIAETNIAYYKTVIE; encoded by the coding sequence ATGCACATAGCTTATATTACTTCCGAATATCCTCACCCAAAGGTTACGCATGCTGCAGGTATAGCTACAAGTATTAAAAATCTTGCAGAAACTTTAGTGCAAAAAGGAATTACTGTTACGGTTTTTGTCTATCATCAAAAAGAGGATGCTGTTATTAATGATCAAGGTGTAACGATTCATTTAATAGCTAAAAAAAAGTATAGATTATTGTCGTGGTATTTTTACAGAAAACAACTTCAAAATTATGTTAATGCTATAACTGTAAAAGAAAACATTAACCTTGTAGAAGCTCCAGATTGGACTGGTATCACTGCTTTTATGCGATTAAAAGTACCATTAGTAATACGCTTTCATGGTAGTGATGCTTATTTTTGTAAATTGGATAAAAGGCGACAAAAATTTAAAAATTTTATTTTTGAAAAAAAAGCATTGAAGTCTGCTTCCGCTTATATTGCACCAACAACATTTGCAGGGGAAGAGACTGCTAAGATTTTTGGTTTAAACCGAAAGAAAATAAAAACTATTCATTATGGGTTGCAATTAGATCAATTTAATAATGAGACTCCAGAGAGTTATGAGCCGAAAACACTATTATATATAGGGACGATTATACGAAAAAAGGGAGTTTTAGAATTAGCAGCAATTTTTAATAAAATTGTAGAAAAAAGACCACAGGTTCAGCTTAAATTGATAGGTGGAGACTCTGGAGATATACAAACAGGAAGTGCTTCGACCTATGGCTTAATGCAGGCCATATTTTCAGATCAGGCCAGTGCTAATGTTAGTTATCTGGGTAAAATACCTTATGCTGAGGTGCAAGGTCATATAAAAAAATCACACGTGTGTACATTTCCAAGTTTTGCAGAAACCTTAGGTATGGTGACTATAGAAAGCATGGCCTTGCAAAAACCAGTCGTTAATACTAGTATTGGTTGGGCCAAAGAGTTAATTGATGATGGTTTTAATGGGTATTTAGTACATCCTTCAAATATTGAACTGTTTAGTCAACGCATATTACACCTTTTTAATGACCAAGACTTCTGTTTAAAAATGGGAAGCGCAGCAAGAGAAAAAGTAGAAACTACTTTTGATATTAATACTATTGCGGAAACTAATATAGCATACTATAAAACAGTTATTGAATGA
- a CDS encoding glycosyltransferase family 2 protein, with protein MIILVHDNNKVVALLNAGLEPMDVSFDKHIATALIAVAKQFPETLIIWCHKAFVNSINTDLLHSIFHHKRILASYNPSELNYLPNQIGYVDREFYLKINKTVSYPTWVTSSNIGGVNSSVINSLVNQLNPKVSFDYFLISLAKRAMVNGLFCYSEPKLLKTNTSVLIETPKASTSDLFLFVKQHYKWVWVFFLSMCYFVYERKIVLFPLLKSLFFKRLSQDLNLEGVVVESTKSIIEKKTIDVIIPTIGRKEYLYDVLKDLASQTLLPKNVIIVEQNTLSGSVSDLHYLKTEDWPFTIKHTFTHQSGVVNARNIALSQVTSEWVLLGDDDNRFDQFLIEQLFSQILCYGVASGLTVYLQPHEKQTFFKTGQTPIFGGGNAIIKSSLLNTISFNPKYEFNYGEDTDFGMQIRLSGEDVAFFSDIKITHLKAPIGGYRTIVKQRWVDDIIQPKPSPTIQLLYQTYYTDQQLLSYKLLLGLRSYKHSAIKNPMTYIKHFNKQWQRSQFWSSKL; from the coding sequence ATGATAATTTTAGTCCATGATAACAACAAAGTAGTAGCACTTTTAAATGCTGGTTTAGAGCCAATGGATGTGTCTTTTGATAAGCATATTGCCACTGCTTTGATCGCTGTGGCAAAACAATTTCCAGAGACCCTAATTATTTGGTGCCACAAAGCTTTTGTAAATAGTATTAATACTGACCTTTTACATTCCATTTTTCATCATAAACGGATATTAGCTAGTTATAATCCATCCGAGTTAAATTACTTACCAAATCAAATAGGATATGTCGATCGAGAGTTTTACTTGAAAATAAATAAAACAGTAAGTTATCCTACTTGGGTAACAAGTAGTAATATTGGAGGTGTAAATTCTAGTGTTATTAATTCTTTAGTAAATCAGTTGAATCCTAAAGTAAGCTTCGATTATTTTTTGATTTCCTTAGCCAAGCGAGCTATGGTCAATGGTTTGTTCTGTTACTCAGAACCTAAATTATTAAAAACAAATACTTCGGTGTTGATTGAAACGCCAAAGGCTTCAACATCCGATTTGTTTCTATTTGTGAAACAACATTATAAATGGGTTTGGGTGTTTTTTTTATCAATGTGTTATTTTGTGTATGAAAGGAAAATAGTGCTATTTCCTTTACTAAAAAGTTTGTTTTTTAAACGGTTGTCACAAGATTTAAATTTGGAAGGAGTAGTAGTAGAATCCACTAAATCAATTATTGAGAAGAAAACGATAGATGTGATTATCCCAACGATAGGGAGAAAAGAATATTTATATGATGTTTTAAAAGATTTAGCCTCACAAACGCTGTTGCCTAAAAATGTTATTATAGTTGAACAAAACACTTTGTCAGGGTCCGTATCTGATTTACATTATTTAAAGACTGAAGATTGGCCATTTACTATAAAACATACCTTTACTCACCAATCCGGAGTCGTGAATGCTCGTAATATCGCTTTATCTCAAGTAACAAGCGAATGGGTTTTATTGGGAGATGATGATAATAGGTTTGATCAGTTTTTAATAGAGCAATTATTTTCTCAAATTTTGTGTTATGGTGTTGCTTCAGGTTTAACTGTATATCTGCAACCCCACGAAAAACAAACTTTTTTTAAAACAGGACAAACACCTATTTTTGGTGGCGGAAATGCTATTATAAAAAGTAGCTTGCTTAATACTATTTCGTTTAATCCGAAATATGAATTTAACTATGGGGAGGATACCGATTTTGGAATGCAAATTAGATTGTCGGGAGAAGATGTTGCTTTTTTTTCGGATATAAAAATTACACATTTAAAAGCACCAATTGGTGGTTATCGTACTATAGTGAAACAACGTTGGGTCGATGATATTATTCAACCTAAACCATCACCAACAATACAATTGCTATATCAAACGTATTATACAGACCAGCAATTATTAAGTTATAAATTATTGTTAGGTTTACGTAGTTATAAACATAGTGCTATTAAAAATCCGATGACTTATATTAAACATTTTAATAAACAATGGCAGCGTAGTCAATTTTGGAGTTCAAAATTATAA
- a CDS encoding exostosin family protein — protein sequence MLKLFTNKEFLTETYRRQVFPLLFDLVFLKNKTLLEYYTLVDIIELADIVVFPVDYAVFLKQNTAFLSLLKAAKQHQKVIWIYTAGDYGFTNYIDNSYTFRLGGFNSKLNRNTFILPSFINDPYSSFLPQGFSVLEKERKPSIGFVGHAQSGVIKYLKEYSNHLKYLVKRKTNLLLADRQLFYPSSVKRASYLQRLTLHDDLDATFILRQKYRAGSHSKLTQQESSQQFFDTIFNTAYTFCIRGVGNFSVRFYETLAVGRIPILLNTDCRLPLSTEIDWTKHCVIIDHNNKDTVADQILAFHNNLTDAEFENIQHSNRELWLNTLRRDVYFIEIGRQFKTKRQ from the coding sequence ATGCTTAAATTATTTACTAATAAAGAATTTCTAACAGAAACGTATCGACGTCAAGTCTTTCCGTTATTGTTTGATTTGGTATTTCTGAAAAATAAAACACTTTTAGAGTATTATACTTTAGTGGATATTATTGAGTTAGCAGATATTGTTGTATTTCCTGTTGATTATGCCGTGTTTTTAAAACAAAACACCGCATTTCTAAGTTTATTAAAAGCAGCAAAACAACATCAAAAAGTAATATGGATTTATACCGCAGGAGACTATGGGTTTACTAATTATATAGACAATAGTTATACCTTTAGATTAGGTGGTTTTAATAGTAAATTGAACAGGAATACGTTTATTTTACCTTCTTTTATTAATGATCCCTATTCTTCATTTTTACCACAAGGGTTTTCAGTTTTAGAAAAAGAAAGAAAACCAAGTATTGGATTTGTAGGACATGCACAATCTGGGGTTATAAAATATTTAAAAGAATATAGTAATCATTTAAAATATCTGGTTAAACGGAAAACTAATCTGTTGCTCGCGGATCGCCAGCTGTTTTATCCTTCCAGTGTTAAGCGAGCTAGTTATTTACAACGTTTAACATTACATGACGACTTAGACGCGACATTTATTTTGAGGCAGAAATACCGTGCAGGCTCTCATTCTAAATTAACACAGCAAGAAAGCTCGCAGCAGTTTTTCGATACCATTTTTAATACAGCTTATACGTTTTGTATTAGAGGCGTAGGTAATTTCTCTGTTCGATTTTATGAAACCTTAGCAGTTGGTCGTATTCCTATTTTGTTAAATACAGATTGCCGATTACCGTTAAGTACGGAAATAGATTGGACTAAACATTGTGTTATTATTGATCATAATAATAAGGATACCGTAGCGGATCAAATTTTAGCATTTCATAATAATTTAACAGATGCTGAGTTTGAAAACATACAACACTCAAATCGTGAGTTATGGTTAAACACGTTAAGACGTGATGTTTATTTTATAGAAATAGGGAGACAATTTAAAACAAAAAGACAATAA
- a CDS encoding glycosyltransferase family 2 protein, producing MSQSFSLVICTYMRSKVIVKLLESVGIQTLYPDEILIIDGSTNMDTAIVLKDKAFKNLSYYKVEAEDRGLTKQRNIGISKVNKTSEVVCFLDDDVVLEPDYFEMVMTAFKSDSKIVGVGGIAINEYRWLPKATEFNYSKKRFYILGSYVIKESIRNVARNYLGLQSQDKPGVMPDFSHGRTYNYPLTGQIHDVDLLVGMSFSFKRTLFDKIKFSTYFEGYGLYEDADFSLRALQYGKNVISTKARLSHYHDASGRPNQYNYGKMVVRNGWYVWRVKYPNPSLKARFKFHATVLLLLSIRATNIITSKDRVKALTETLGRQVGWISLIFNKPKHQ from the coding sequence ATGAGTCAGTCGTTTTCATTAGTAATTTGTACATACATGCGATCCAAAGTGATTGTCAAGTTGTTGGAGTCCGTTGGAATACAGACCTTATATCCTGATGAGATATTAATTATTGATGGTTCTACAAACATGGATACCGCAATTGTTTTAAAAGATAAGGCGTTTAAAAATTTGAGTTATTATAAAGTTGAGGCAGAAGATAGAGGCTTGACTAAACAGCGTAATATTGGGATTAGTAAAGTTAATAAGACCTCTGAAGTCGTTTGTTTTTTAGATGACGATGTGGTTTTGGAACCAGATTATTTTGAAATGGTAATGACTGCTTTTAAATCAGATTCAAAAATTGTAGGCGTAGGTGGTATTGCTATCAATGAATATCGATGGTTGCCAAAAGCAACAGAATTCAACTATTCTAAGAAGCGATTTTATATTTTAGGAAGTTATGTAATTAAAGAAAGTATTAGAAATGTCGCTCGTAATTATTTAGGATTACAATCTCAAGATAAACCTGGTGTAATGCCTGATTTTTCACATGGTAGAACTTATAATTACCCTTTAACGGGCCAAATTCATGATGTTGATCTGTTAGTAGGGATGTCGTTTAGCTTCAAAAGAACACTTTTTGATAAGATTAAGTTTTCCACTTATTTTGAAGGTTATGGTTTATATGAAGATGCAGATTTTAGTCTTAGAGCTTTACAATATGGTAAAAATGTAATTTCTACAAAAGCGAGATTATCACATTACCATGACGCTTCTGGTCGGCCAAATCAATATAATTATGGTAAAATGGTGGTTAGAAATGGGTGGTATGTTTGGCGTGTTAAGTATCCTAATCCTAGTTTAAAAGCACGTTTTAAATTCCATGCTACCGTTTTACTACTCTTATCTATTAGAGCTACTAATATTATAACTTCTAAAGATCGAGTCAAAGCACTAACTGAAACTTTAGGACGTCAAGTAGGATGGATTTCGCTTATCTTTAACAAACCTAAACACCAATAA